A single Gordonia westfalica DNA region contains:
- a CDS encoding helix-turn-helix domain-containing protein: MSDIPEWRAGSLADNLAVALRTRLAETGVSQGDLARRAGVSEKHLSQVINGRAGASVATWDRLFVALNTANDARQDTVGGEL; this comes from the coding sequence GTGAGCGACATTCCGGAGTGGCGTGCAGGATCGCTCGCCGACAACCTCGCCGTCGCACTGAGGACCCGACTTGCCGAGACCGGAGTCTCGCAGGGCGATCTCGCGCGTCGCGCCGGCGTCAGCGAAAAGCACCTGTCGCAGGTCATCAACGGACGCGCCGGTGCCTCGGTAGCAACCTGGGACCGACTCTTTGTCGCGCTGAATACAGCGAATGACGCTCGCCAAGACACCGTCGGGGGTGAGTTGTGA